One stretch of Pigmentiphaga aceris DNA includes these proteins:
- the mprF gene encoding bifunctional lysylphosphatidylglycerol flippase/synthetase MprF, translating to MTNEHLPDQIAAKTAEALASPARSRWYALKPWLVPIIAIVLGALVFDALHAVLAEVDYASVVAATMAVAPTDLALSLFFTALSYLILTGYDASSLHYAGAVVKKPTILLTSFVAYALGNTVGLGVLTGGTVRMRMYAAAGVEPSKIARAIAFNAGAFGLGMTAFGAVGLLWGASETAAMLEMPVALIRGLAILVILGVAGFVWLCSWRRELVIAGRWHVRLPLPGLAVRQLLISAADLSAAAAALWFLLPANVVDLPTFVAFYALAMALGVISHVPGGLGVFEAVILLACGGRAPADEIAGALILYRGIYFLLPLLVATVMLVSFEARRSSAAPRVARAAVRLTPGLLAAVTSLSGIMLMVSGVTPTGDDAASELLALQMPLFLVEAAHLIGSVAGVAMLFVARGLVHRLDAAWWSTLVLAILAGVLAVPKGIAVTEAGMLGFLTILLIVSRKQFYRRSSLFTQTFEKGWLVAVACVLAACAWVLFFAYRDVDYVDRMWWQFAFDANASRSMRALMAAAMFSLALGLWQLFRQPSGTITEPDEEQLQRAAAVVRAQPAADACLALMGDKSLLFSASGKSFIMYGKQGRSWIALSDPVGEAREWPELIWRFIEMADAHGGRAAFYKARPQTLPMYLDAGLRAYKLGEDAYVSLPEFSLQGPRRANLRHGVSRGEREGLSFEIIEQPDVPGVLEELRAVSNAWLAKHEAREKSFSLGAFDDEYILRQPVALVRQHGRAVAFATLMSPEVLRVEVTVDLMRQASDAPAGTMDFLFAKLMLHFKGLGYQRFGLGMSPMSGMTSHQLAPRWHRFGRLMFQYGERFYNFRGLRSFKDKFDPVWEARYLVTPGGLAPLFVMADTAALIGGGLKGVIAK from the coding sequence CTATCTGATTCTCACTGGCTATGACGCCTCCAGCCTGCATTACGCAGGCGCGGTGGTAAAGAAACCGACCATCTTGCTGACGTCGTTCGTGGCGTATGCCTTGGGCAACACGGTTGGCCTGGGGGTGCTCACCGGCGGCACGGTGCGCATGCGCATGTACGCCGCTGCCGGGGTCGAACCCAGCAAGATTGCCCGGGCAATCGCGTTCAATGCAGGCGCGTTCGGGCTGGGCATGACTGCCTTCGGGGCAGTTGGCTTGCTGTGGGGCGCGAGCGAAACCGCCGCCATGCTGGAAATGCCGGTCGCGCTGATCCGTGGCCTGGCGATCCTGGTCATCCTCGGGGTGGCTGGTTTTGTCTGGCTGTGTTCGTGGCGTCGTGAACTGGTGATCGCAGGGCGTTGGCATGTTCGCCTGCCGCTGCCGGGGCTGGCCGTGCGCCAGTTGCTTATTTCTGCCGCCGACCTGAGCGCAGCCGCCGCAGCGCTGTGGTTCCTGCTGCCCGCCAATGTGGTGGATCTGCCTACCTTCGTGGCGTTCTATGCCCTGGCCATGGCGCTGGGGGTGATCAGTCACGTACCGGGCGGGCTGGGCGTATTCGAGGCAGTGATCCTGCTGGCCTGCGGGGGCCGTGCGCCAGCCGACGAGATCGCCGGTGCGCTGATCCTGTATCGCGGCATTTATTTCCTGCTGCCGCTGCTGGTTGCCACCGTCATGCTGGTCAGCTTCGAGGCGCGTCGCAGTTCGGCCGCGCCGCGTGTCGCACGCGCCGCCGTGCGCCTGACGCCGGGCCTGCTGGCGGCCGTCACGTCGCTGTCCGGCATCATGCTGATGGTGTCGGGCGTCACGCCAACCGGTGACGATGCCGCCAGCGAACTGCTGGCTTTGCAGATGCCGCTGTTCCTGGTCGAAGCCGCGCACTTGATCGGCAGTGTGGCCGGGGTGGCCATGCTGTTTGTGGCGCGAGGCCTGGTGCACAGGCTGGACGCTGCCTGGTGGAGCACCCTGGTTCTGGCGATTCTGGCCGGCGTGTTGGCGGTTCCCAAGGGCATTGCGGTGACCGAGGCTGGCATGCTCGGCTTCCTGACCATCTTGCTGATCGTGTCGCGCAAGCAGTTCTATCGCCGTTCTTCGTTGTTCACGCAGACCTTCGAGAAGGGCTGGCTGGTGGCGGTGGCGTGTGTGCTGGCAGCCTGCGCCTGGGTTCTGTTCTTTGCCTATCGCGACGTCGATTACGTCGATCGCATGTGGTGGCAGTTCGCCTTTGACGCCAATGCATCTCGCTCGATGCGGGCGCTGATGGCAGCGGCCATGTTCAGTTTGGCGCTGGGGTTGTGGCAGTTGTTCCGCCAGCCTTCGGGCACCATTACCGAACCCGACGAAGAACAATTGCAGCGCGCGGCCGCCGTGGTCCGGGCGCAGCCTGCCGCTGACGCATGTCTGGCCTTGATGGGCGACAAGAGCTTGCTGTTCTCGGCCTCGGGCAAGTCGTTCATCATGTACGGCAAGCAGGGCCGGTCCTGGATTGCCTTGTCAGACCCGGTGGGCGAGGCACGTGAATGGCCCGAACTGATCTGGCGCTTCATCGAGATGGCCGACGCCCACGGTGGCCGTGCGGCGTTCTACAAGGCTCGCCCGCAAACCCTGCCGATGTATCTGGATGCCGGCTTGCGTGCCTACAAGCTGGGTGAAGATGCCTACGTGTCCTTGCCCGAATTCTCGCTGCAAGGCCCACGCCGCGCCAATCTGCGTCATGGCGTCAGCCGTGGCGAACGCGAGGGCCTGAGCTTCGAGATCATTGAGCAACCCGATGTGCCCGGTGTGCTGGAAGAGCTACGCGCGGTGTCCAACGCCTGGCTTGCCAAGCACGAGGCACGCGAAAAGAGCTTCTCGCTGGGGGCGTTCGATGACGAATACATCTTGCGCCAGCCCGTGGCCTTGGTGCGCCAGCACGGACGCGCAGTGGCTTTTGCCACACTGATGTCGCCCGAAGTGTTGCGTGTCGAAGTCACGGTCGACTTGATGCGACAGGCGTCTGACGCACCCGCCGGCACCATGGACTTCCTGTTTGCCAAGCTGATGCTGCATTTCAAGGGATTGGGATATCAACGCTTCGGCCTGGGCATGTCGCCGATGTCGGGCATGACCAGCCACCAGCTTGCGCCCCGTTGGCACCGCTTTGGCCGACTGATGTTCCAGTACGGCGAGCGTTTCTATAATTTCCGTGGTCTGCGCAGCTTCAAGGACAAGTTCGATCCGGTCTGGGAAGCGCGTTATCTGGTAACGCCTGGCGGGCTCGCGCCCTTGTTTGTGATGGCCGATACGGCAGCGCTGATCGGCGGCGGTTTGAAAGGAGTAATCGCGAAATGA